The following proteins are encoded in a genomic region of Shinella zoogloeoides:
- the rplD gene encoding 50S ribosomal protein L4 has protein sequence MDLKVTTLDGKDAGKVSLSDAIFGLEPREDIIARVIRWQLAKKQQGTHQSLTRGEVARTGSKMYKQKGTGRARHHSARAPQFRGGAKAHGPVSRSHAHDLPKQVRALGLRHALSAKIKADDVIIIDDLVAAEAKTKALAGAFASLGLTNALFIGGAELDGNFKLAARNIPNVDVLPIQGINVYDILRRGKLVLSKAAVEALEERFK, from the coding sequence ATGGATCTCAAAGTCACGACCCTCGACGGGAAGGACGCCGGCAAGGTCTCCCTCTCCGACGCGATCTTCGGCCTCGAGCCGCGCGAAGACATCATTGCCCGCGTCATCCGCTGGCAGCTCGCCAAGAAGCAGCAGGGCACGCACCAGTCGCTGACCCGCGGCGAAGTCGCTCGCACCGGCTCGAAGATGTACAAGCAGAAGGGTACGGGCCGCGCTCGTCACCATTCGGCTCGCGCTCCGCAGTTCCGCGGCGGTGCCAAGGCTCACGGCCCGGTATCCCGCAGCCACGCCCACGACCTGCCCAAGCAGGTTCGCGCGCTCGGCCTGCGTCACGCCCTCTCGGCCAAGATCAAGGCTGACGACGTCATCATCATCGATGATCTCGTTGCTGCAGAAGCAAAGACGAAGGCTCTGGCCGGCGCATTCGCTTCGCTCGGCCTCACCAATGCCCTCTTCATCGGCGGCGCTGAACTTGACGGCAACTTCAAGCTCGCAGCGCGCAACATCCCGAACGTGGATGTCCTGCCGATCCAGGGTATCAATGTTTACGATATTCTGCGCCGCGGCAAGCTCGTGCTCTCCAAGGCTGCTGTAGAAGCCCTCGAGGAGCGGTTCAAATGA
- a CDS encoding 50S ribosomal protein L23 has product MTDLRHYDVIVSPSITEKSTLVSENNQIVFNVAKRASKPEIKAAVEALFGVKVTAVNTLVRKGKVKRFRGFAGRQGDVKKAIVTLADGQSIDVSTGL; this is encoded by the coding sequence ATGACGGATCTTCGCCACTACGATGTGATCGTATCTCCTTCGATCACCGAAAAGTCGACGCTGGTATCCGAAAACAACCAGATCGTCTTCAACGTTGCCAAGCGTGCCTCCAAGCCTGAAATCAAGGCTGCGGTCGAAGCACTCTTCGGCGTCAAGGTCACGGCTGTGAACACGCTCGTCCGCAAGGGCAAGGTAAAGCGTTTCCGCGGCTTCGCCGGCCGGCAGGGAGATGTCAAGAAGGCTATCGTCACGCTCGCTGACGGTCAGTCCATCGACGTCTCCACCGGGCTCTAA
- the rplB gene encoding 50S ribosomal protein L2 — translation MALKHFNPTTPSQRQLVIVDRSGLYKGKPVKALTEGLSKSGGRNNLGRITARFIGGGHKRTYRLIDFKRRKFDVEGTVERLEYDPNRTAFIALVSYPDGEQAYILAPQRLAAGDKVIASDKAVDVKPGNTMPLQYIPVGSIVHNVEMKPGKGGQIARSAGTFVQLVGRDQGMAILRLNSGEQRLVHASCLATIGAVSNPDHGNINDGKAGRTRWRGKTPHNRGVVMNPVDHPHGGGEGRTSGGRHPVSPWGKPTKGKRTRSNKSTDKFIMRSRHLKKK, via the coding sequence ATGGCATTGAAACACTTCAATCCGACCACTCCGAGCCAGCGTCAGCTGGTCATCGTCGACCGGTCGGGCCTTTACAAGGGCAAGCCCGTCAAGGCTCTGACCGAAGGTCTCTCCAAGAGCGGCGGCCGTAACAACCTCGGCCGCATCACCGCCCGCTTCATCGGCGGCGGTCACAAGCGCACCTACCGTCTCATCGACTTCAAGCGTCGCAAGTTCGACGTCGAGGGCACGGTCGAGCGTCTGGAGTACGACCCGAACCGTACGGCGTTCATCGCTCTGGTGAGCTATCCCGACGGCGAGCAGGCCTACATCCTGGCTCCGCAGCGCCTGGCAGCCGGCGACAAGGTCATCGCGTCCGACAAGGCCGTTGACGTCAAGCCCGGCAACACCATGCCGCTGCAGTACATCCCGGTCGGCTCGATCGTTCACAACGTCGAAATGAAGCCGGGCAAGGGCGGCCAGATCGCCCGCTCCGCCGGCACGTTCGTCCAGCTCGTCGGCCGCGACCAGGGCATGGCGATCCTTCGCCTGAACTCGGGCGAACAGCGCCTGGTTCACGCGTCCTGCCTCGCAACGATCGGCGCCGTATCCAACCCGGACCACGGCAACATCAACGACGGCAAGGCCGGTCGCACCCGCTGGCGCGGCAAGACCCCGCATAACCGCGGTGTCGTCATGAACCCGGTCGACCACCCGCACGGCGGTGGTGAAGGCCGCACCTCCGGTGGCCGTCATCCGGTATCCCCGTGGGGCAAGCCGACCAAGGGCAAGCGTACCCGTTCGAACAAGTCCACGGACAAGTTCATCATGCGCTCGCGCCACTTGAAGAAGAAGTAA
- the rpsS gene encoding 30S ribosomal protein S19, with protein MARSVWKGPFVDGYLLKKAEKVREGGRSEVIKIWSRRSTILPQFVGLTFGVYNGSKHIPVAVNEDMVGHKFGEFAPTRTYYGHGADKKAKRK; from the coding sequence ATGGCTCGTTCAGTATGGAAAGGCCCGTTTGTTGACGGCTATCTTCTCAAGAAGGCTGAGAAGGTTCGTGAAGGCGGTCGCAGCGAAGTAATCAAGATCTGGAGCCGTCGCTCCACGATCCTGCCGCAGTTCGTAGGTCTCACCTTCGGTGTCTACAACGGCAGCAAGCACATCCCGGTGGCCGTCAACGAAGACATGGTCGGCCACAAGTTTGGTGAATTCGCTCCGACGCGGACCTACTACGGTCACGGCGCGGACAAGAAGGCGAAGAGGAAGTAA
- the rplV gene encoding 50S ribosomal protein L22: MGKAKAERRLKDNEAQAIARTIRVSPQKLNLLAALIRGKKVDRALAELEFSRKRSAETVKKTLESAIANAENNHDLDVDSLIVAEAYVGKSIVMKRFAARGRGRASRIEKPFSHLTIVVREVEAKGEAA, from the coding sequence ATGGGTAAGGCTAAAGCCGAACGTCGGCTGAAGGATAACGAGGCGCAGGCTATCGCGCGCACGATCCGCGTCAGCCCCCAGAAGCTCAACCTGCTTGCTGCGCTCATCCGCGGCAAGAAGGTGGACCGCGCTCTCGCCGAGCTCGAGTTCTCGCGCAAGCGTAGCGCCGAGACGGTCAAGAAGACTCTCGAGTCCGCGATCGCCAACGCAGAAAACAACCACGACCTCGACGTCGATTCGCTGATCGTCGCTGAGGCCTATGTCGGCAAGTCGATTGTCATGAAGCGCTTTGCCGCTCGTGGCCGCGGCCGTGCATCGCGGATCGAGAAGCCTTTCTCGCATCTGACGATCGTCGTCCGTGAAGTCGAAGCCAAAGGGGAGGCCGCATAA
- the rpsC gene encoding 30S ribosomal protein S3, translating to MGQKINPIGFRLGINRTWDSRWFADNAEYGQLLHEDLKIRKFVQDELKQAGIAKVVIERPHKKCRVTIHSARPGLIIGKKGADIEKLRKKLSEMTNSETHLNIVEVRKPEVDATLVAQSIAQQLERRVAFRRAMKRAVQSAMRLGAEGIKITCAGRLGGAEIARTEWYREGRVPLHTLRADIDYGTAEAETAFGICGIKVWIFKGEILEHDPMASERRASESDSQGPASRERGDRGDRRRENA from the coding sequence ATGGGCCAGAAGATTAATCCGATCGGTTTCCGCCTCGGCATCAACCGTACCTGGGACAGCCGTTGGTTCGCCGACAATGCCGAATACGGCCAGCTGCTCCACGAAGACCTGAAGATCCGCAAGTTCGTACAGGACGAGCTGAAGCAGGCCGGTATCGCCAAGGTCGTCATCGAGCGCCCGCACAAGAAGTGCCGCGTCACGATCCACTCGGCTCGCCCGGGTCTGATCATCGGCAAGAAGGGCGCGGACATCGAGAAGCTCCGCAAGAAGCTTTCCGAGATGACGAATTCCGAAACGCACCTCAACATCGTTGAAGTGCGCAAGCCGGAAGTCGACGCAACGCTGGTCGCTCAGTCGATCGCCCAGCAGCTCGAGCGCCGCGTGGCCTTCCGCCGTGCGATGAAGCGCGCCGTTCAGTCGGCCATGCGTCTTGGCGCCGAAGGCATCAAGATCACCTGCGCCGGCCGTCTCGGCGGTGCGGAAATCGCCCGTACGGAATGGTACCGCGAAGGTCGCGTTCCGCTTCACACGCTGCGTGCAGACATCGACTACGGTACGGCTGAAGCCGAAACCGCATTCGGCATCTGCGGCATCAAGGTCTGGATCTTCAAGGGCGAAATCCTTGAGCACGATCCGATGGCCTCTGAGCGTCGCGCCAGCGAAAGTGACAGCCAGGGTCCCGCAAGCCGTGAACGCGGCGACCGCGGCGACCGTCGTCGTGAAAACGCGTAA
- the rplP gene encoding 50S ribosomal protein L16, with protein MLQPKRTKYRKQFKGRIKGVAKGGSELAFGEFGLKAQEPNRVNAREIEAARRAITRYMKRAGRVWIRVFPDTPVTAKPTEVRMGKGKGSVEYWAAKVKPGRMMFEIDGVSEEIAREALRLGSAKLSVKTRFVQRIAE; from the coding sequence ATGTTGCAGCCAAAGCGTACCAAGTACCGCAAGCAGTTCAAGGGCCGCATCAAGGGCGTCGCCAAGGGCGGCTCCGAGCTCGCCTTCGGCGAGTTCGGCTTGAAGGCTCAGGAACCGAACCGCGTGAACGCTCGCGAGATCGAAGCGGCCCGCCGCGCGATCACCCGTTACATGAAGCGTGCCGGCCGTGTGTGGATCCGCGTGTTCCCCGACACCCCGGTTACCGCAAAGCCCACGGAAGTCCGCATGGGTAAGGGTAAGGGTTCGGTCGAATACTGGGCAGCCAAGGTCAAGCCCGGCCGTATGATGTTCGAGATCGACGGCGTTTCCGAGGAAATCGCGCGTGAAGCGCTTCGCCTCGGCTCGGCCAAGCTCTCGGTCAAGACGCGCTTCGTACAGCGCATTGCAGAGTAA
- the rpmC gene encoding 50S ribosomal protein L29, giving the protein MKAADVRALSADQLNDELAKLKKEQFNLRFQKATGQLEKTSRINEVRKDIARVKTIARQKAAEAKA; this is encoded by the coding sequence ATGAAAGCCGCAGACGTCCGGGCGCTCAGCGCCGACCAGCTCAACGACGAGCTTGCCAAGCTGAAGAAAGAGCAGTTCAACCTGCGCTTCCAGAAGGCCACCGGCCAGCTTGAAAAGACCTCGCGTATCAACGAAGTCCGTAAGGACATCGCGCGCGTCAAGACCATTGCCCGCCAGAAGGCGGCAGAAGCCAAGGCCTAA
- the rpsQ gene encoding 30S ribosomal protein S17, with protein MPKRILQGTVVSDKNDKTVVVRVERRFAHPLLQKTVRRSKKYKAHDETNQYKVGDVVSIQECAPISKDKRWTVVSAQA; from the coding sequence ATGCCGAAACGCATTCTGCAGGGCACCGTAGTCAGCGACAAGAACGACAAGACCGTTGTCGTCCGCGTCGAGCGCCGTTTTGCCCACCCGCTGCTTCAGAAGACCGTTCGCCGGTCGAAGAAGTACAAGGCGCATGACGAGACCAACCAGTACAAGGTCGGCGATGTCGTTTCCATCCAGGAATGTGCACCGATCTCCAAGGACAAGCGCTGGACCGTCGTATCGGCCCAGGCTTAA
- the rplN gene encoding 50S ribosomal protein L14: MIQMQTNLDVADNSGARRVMCIKVLGGSKRKYASVGDIIVVSIKEAIPRGRVKKGDVMKAVVVRTAKDIRRADGSVIRFDSNAAVLIDNKKEPIGTRIFGPVPRELRAKNHMKIISLAPEVL; the protein is encoded by the coding sequence ATGATTCAGATGCAGACTAACCTCGACGTCGCGGATAATTCCGGCGCACGTCGTGTCATGTGCATCAAGGTGCTGGGCGGCTCCAAGCGCAAGTACGCTTCGGTCGGCGACATTATCGTCGTCTCGATCAAGGAAGCCATCCCGCGCGGCCGCGTGAAGAAGGGTGACGTGATGAAGGCGGTCGTCGTACGCACCGCCAAGGACATCCGTCGCGCCGACGGCAGCGTCATTCGTTTCGACAGCAACGCCGCTGTCCTGATCGACAACAAGAAAGAGCCGATCGGCACCCGTATCTTCGGACCGGTTCCGCGCGAACTTCGCGCCAAGAACCACATGAAGATCATCTCGCTGGCTCCCGAAGTACTCTAA
- the rplX gene encoding 50S ribosomal protein L24, with product MQKIRKGDKVVVLTGKDKGRTGEVVQVMPKEDRAVVKGINLVKRHQRQTQTQEAGIITKEASIHLSNIAIADPKDGKPTRVGFKVEGDKKVRVAKRSGVSIDG from the coding sequence ATGCAAAAGATTCGTAAAGGCGACAAGGTCGTCGTACTCACCGGCAAGGACAAGGGCCGTACCGGTGAAGTCGTTCAGGTCATGCCGAAGGAAGACCGTGCGGTCGTCAAGGGTATCAACCTGGTGAAGCGTCACCAGCGCCAGACCCAGACCCAGGAAGCCGGCATCATCACCAAGGAAGCTTCGATCCATCTGTCGAACATCGCGATCGCCGACCCCAAGGACGGCAAGCCGACCCGCGTCGGTTTCAAGGTCGAGGGCGACAAGAAGGTTCGTGTAGCAAAGCGTTCGGGAGTGTCGATCGATGGCTGA
- the rplE gene encoding 50S ribosomal protein L5, which translates to MADTKYEPRLKKEYVERIRKALQEQFSFANEMQIPRLDKIVINMGVGEATADSKKPTVAAADLAAISGQKPVITRARNSIAGFKVREGMPIGAKVTLRGARMYEFLDRLVNIALPRVRDFRGLNPKSFDGRGNFAMGVKEHIVFPEINYDKVDQMWGMDIIVCTTAKTDDEARALLKEFNFPFRA; encoded by the coding sequence ATGGCTGACACCAAGTATGAGCCGCGCCTCAAGAAGGAATACGTCGAGCGTATCCGCAAGGCGCTTCAGGAGCAGTTCTCCTTCGCCAACGAGATGCAGATTCCGCGTCTCGACAAGATCGTCATCAACATGGGCGTAGGCGAAGCCACGGCGGACTCCAAGAAGCCCACCGTTGCAGCTGCCGACCTCGCAGCGATCTCCGGCCAGAAGCCGGTCATCACGCGCGCCCGCAACTCCATCGCGGGCTTCAAGGTCCGTGAAGGCATGCCGATCGGCGCGAAGGTCACCCTGCGCGGCGCCCGCATGTACGAATTTCTGGATCGCCTCGTGAACATCGCGCTGCCCCGCGTACGCGACTTCCGTGGTCTGAACCCGAAGTCCTTCGATGGCCGTGGCAACTTCGCCATGGGCGTCAAGGAGCACATTGTGTTCCCTGAGATCAACTACGACAAGGTTGATCAGATGTGGGGCATGGACATCATCGTTTGCACGACGGCAAAGACGGACGACGAAGCACGGGCTCTTCTGAAAGAGTTCAACTTCCCGTTCCGCGCCTGA
- the rpsN gene encoding 30S ribosomal protein S14, whose product MAKTSAVEKNNRRRKLVASQASKRAALKAVIMNQSLPIEERFKATLKLAEMPRNGSKTRIRNRCEVTGRPRAFYRKLKMSRIALRELGNLGKVPGIVKSSW is encoded by the coding sequence ATGGCTAAAACCAGCGCAGTAGAAAAGAATAACCGTCGCCGCAAGCTTGTCGCCAGCCAGGCTTCCAAGCGCGCCGCTCTCAAGGCGGTCATCATGAACCAGTCTCTTCCGATCGAAGAGCGCTTCAAGGCAACCCTGAAGCTTGCCGAAATGCCGCGCAATGGCTCCAAGACCCGCATTCGCAACCGTTGCGAAGTCACGGGCCGTCCGCGCGCTTTCTATCGCAAACTCAAGATGTCGCGTATTGCGCTTCGCGAACTGGGCAATCTCGGCAAGGTGCCGGGTATCGTCAAGTCGAGCTGGTAA
- the rpsH gene encoding 30S ribosomal protein S8, translating to MAMTDPLGDMLTRIRNGAARRKSSVSTPASKLRARVLDVLQAEGYIRGYSEVEFGNGKAELNIELKYYEGASVIRKIDRVSKPGRRVYVSVKSIPQVANGLGITILSTPKGVMADHQAREQNVGGEILCSVF from the coding sequence ATGGCAATGACTGATCCCCTGGGCGATATGCTCACCCGTATCCGCAACGGCGCCGCACGCCGCAAGTCGAGCGTTTCCACGCCGGCTTCCAAGCTGCGCGCTCGCGTTCTGGATGTTCTTCAGGCTGAAGGCTACATCCGCGGATACTCCGAAGTCGAATTCGGCAACGGCAAGGCCGAGCTGAACATCGAACTCAAGTACTACGAAGGCGCATCGGTGATCCGCAAGATCGACCGCGTCTCCAAGCCGGGCCGCCGGGTCTATGTCTCGGTAAAGTCCATTCCGCAGGTCGCGAACGGCCTCGGCATCACCATCCTTTCGACCCCGAAGGGCGTGATGGCCGATCACCAGGCACGCGAACAGAACGTTGGTGGCGAGATTCTTTGCTCTGTCTTCTAA
- the rplF gene encoding 50S ribosomal protein L6, protein MSRIGKKPVPVPAGVTATVDGQKVTAKGPKGELFFVANDEVSVKLEDNAVVVQPVNQSKDARSKWGMSRTMIEGIFKGVKDGYERKLEINGVGYRASMQGKNLQLALGFSHDVVYQTPEGITIAVPKPTEIIVTGISKQQVGQVAAEIREYRGPEPYKGKGVKYAEERIVRKEGKKK, encoded by the coding sequence ATGTCTCGTATCGGTAAGAAGCCCGTTCCGGTTCCCGCTGGTGTCACCGCGACCGTCGACGGTCAGAAGGTTACCGCCAAGGGCCCGAAGGGCGAACTGTTCTTCGTCGCCAATGACGAAGTTTCGGTCAAGCTCGAAGACAACGCCGTTGTCGTTCAGCCGGTCAACCAGTCCAAGGATGCGCGTTCGAAGTGGGGCATGTCCCGCACGATGATCGAAGGCATCTTCAAGGGCGTGAAGGACGGTTACGAGCGCAAGCTCGAAATCAACGGCGTCGGCTACCGCGCGTCCATGCAGGGCAAGAACCTGCAGCTGGCCCTCGGTTTCAGCCACGACGTCGTCTACCAGACGCCGGAAGGCATCACGATCGCTGTTCCGAAGCCGACCGAAATCATCGTCACCGGCATCAGCAAGCAGCAGGTCGGCCAGGTCGCCGCCGAAATCCGCGAATACCGTGGCCCCGAGCCCTACAAGGGCAAGGGCGTCAAGTATGCGGAAGAACGCATCGTCCGCAAGGAAGGCAAGAAGAAGTAA
- the rplR gene encoding 50S ribosomal protein L18: MASTKEALVRRANRVRRSIKAVANGRPRLSVHRSSKNIYVQVIDDVAGKTLAAASTLDTDLRSSLKTGADTAAAAAVGKLIAERAVKAGVKDVVFDRGAFLYHGRVKALADAAREGGLNF, from the coding sequence ATGGCTAGCACTAAAGAAGCTCTCGTGCGCCGCGCCAACCGCGTGCGCCGTTCCATCAAGGCGGTCGCCAACGGCCGTCCGCGCCTGTCGGTTCATCGCTCGTCGAAGAACATCTACGTACAGGTCATCGACGACGTGGCCGGCAAGACCCTTGCCGCCGCTTCGACGCTCGACACCGATCTGCGTTCGTCGCTGAAGACGGGCGCCGACACGGCAGCAGCTGCTGCCGTCGGCAAGCTCATTGCCGAGCGCGCAGTCAAGGCCGGCGTCAAGGACGTCGTCTTCGACCGTGGCGCCTTCCTCTATCACGGCCGCGTCAAGGCTCTTGCCGACGCAGCCCGTGAAGGTGGTCTGAACTTCTGA
- the rpsE gene encoding 30S ribosomal protein S5: MAQEKRGRDDRQNREERDSEFVDKLVAINRVAKVVKGGRRFGFAALVVVGDQKGRVGFGHGKAREVPEAIRKATEAAKRDLIFVPLRSGRTLHHDVHGRHGAGKVLLRSAKAGTGIIAGGPMRAVFETLGVHDVVAKSTGSSNPYNMIRATFDALKSQMHPKDIAAQRGMKYATLQARRQSAGVAAEE; encoded by the coding sequence ATGGCACAGGAAAAGCGCGGTCGCGATGACCGCCAGAACCGCGAAGAGCGCGACAGCGAGTTTGTCGACAAGCTCGTCGCGATCAACCGCGTCGCGAAGGTCGTCAAGGGCGGCCGTCGTTTCGGTTTCGCAGCTCTCGTCGTCGTCGGCGACCAGAAGGGCCGCGTCGGCTTCGGCCATGGCAAGGCTCGTGAAGTTCCGGAAGCGATCCGGAAGGCCACCGAAGCCGCCAAGCGCGACCTCATCTTCGTCCCGCTGCGCTCGGGCCGCACGCTGCACCACGACGTGCACGGCCGCCACGGCGCCGGCAAGGTTCTGCTTCGTTCGGCCAAGGCCGGTACCGGCATCATCGCCGGCGGCCCGATGCGCGCCGTCTTCGAAACGCTCGGCGTTCATGACGTCGTCGCCAAGTCGACCGGTTCCTCGAACCCGTACAACATGATCCGTGCGACGTTCGACGCTCTCAAGAGCCAGATGCACCCGAAGGACATCGCAGCTCAGCGCGGCATGAAGTACGCCACGCTGCAGGCTCGTCGTCAGTCGGCTGGCGTTGCTGCTGAAGAATAA
- the rpmD gene encoding 50S ribosomal protein L30, protein MAKKETAKKTVTVEQIGSPIRRPAVQRATLVGLGLNKMHRVRTLEDTPSVRGMIRAVQHLVRVVDEK, encoded by the coding sequence ATGGCTAAGAAAGAAACCGCCAAGAAGACGGTGACTGTCGAGCAGATCGGCAGCCCCATCCGCCGTCCGGCCGTACAGCGCGCAACGCTCGTCGGCCTGGGCCTCAACAAGATGCACCGGGTTCGCACGCTGGAAGACACCCCGTCTGTCCGCGGCATGATCCGTGCCGTCCAGCACCTCGTTCGCGTCGTCGACGAGAAGTGA
- the rplO gene encoding 50S ribosomal protein L15 — protein sequence MKLNEIKDNEGSSKGRKRLGRGIGSGKGKTGGRGVKGQKARSGVAINGFEGGQMPIYRRLPKRGFNNIFASDFVIVSLDRVQKAIDAGKLDAKATVDAAALKAAGVIRREKDGVRILADGELKAKVAFEVAGASKPAVEKIEKAGGSVKLLAAAAEAAE from the coding sequence ATGAAGCTTAACGAAATCAAGGACAACGAAGGTTCTTCGAAGGGCCGCAAGCGCCTCGGTCGCGGTATCGGCTCCGGCAAGGGCAAGACCGGTGGTCGCGGTGTCAAGGGTCAGAAGGCTCGTTCGGGCGTCGCCATCAACGGCTTCGAAGGCGGTCAGATGCCCATCTACCGTCGCCTGCCGAAGCGCGGCTTCAACAACATCTTCGCATCCGACTTCGTCATCGTTTCCCTGGACCGCGTCCAGAAGGCAATCGATGCCGGCAAGCTCGATGCCAAGGCGACCGTTGACGCAGCCGCTCTCAAGGCTGCCGGCGTCATCCGCCGCGAAAAGGACGGCGTGCGCATCCTCGCCGACGGCGAACTGAAGGCCAAGGTCGCCTTCGAGGTCGCCGGCGCCTCCAAGCCTGCGGTCGAGAAGATCGAAAAGGCCGGCGGCTCGGTGAAGCTGCTGGCCGCAGCAGCGGAAGCCGCGGAATAA
- the secY gene encoding preprotein translocase subunit SecY produces the protein MASAAEQLASNLNFSTFAKAEDLKKRLWFTLGALIVYRLGTHIPLPGLNAEAFAQAFRGQSGGILGLFNMFSGGAVERMAIFALGIMPYISASIIVQLMTSVVPSLEQLKKEGEQGRKIINQYTRYGTVLLGTLQAYGIAVGLESGAGLVNDPGWFFRISTVISLLGGTMFLMWLGEQITSRGIGNGISLIIFAGIVAALPRALGNTLELGRTGQLSIGVVLAVVVMAVCVIALIVFVERAQRRLLIQYPKRQVGNRMFQGDTSHLPLKLNTSGVIPAIFASSLLLLPATVAGFSNTAAMPNWATTIIASLGHGKPLYMVLYAAMIAFFAFFYTAIVFNPKDTADNLKKHGGFIPGIRPGERTAEYIDYVLTRITVVGAIYLMFVCILPEILIAQTGVPFYLGGTSLLIVVSVTLDTVAQIQGHLIAQQYEGLIKKSKLRGGKRGR, from the coding sequence ATGGCTTCGGCAGCGGAACAACTTGCCTCTAACCTCAACTTCTCGACTTTCGCCAAGGCGGAAGACCTGAAGAAGCGCCTCTGGTTCACGCTGGGCGCGCTGATCGTCTATCGGCTCGGCACCCATATTCCCCTGCCGGGCCTCAACGCCGAAGCCTTCGCACAGGCCTTCCGCGGCCAGTCGGGCGGTATTCTCGGCCTCTTCAACATGTTCTCCGGCGGCGCCGTCGAGCGCATGGCGATCTTCGCGCTCGGCATCATGCCGTACATTTCCGCGTCGATCATCGTGCAGCTGATGACTTCGGTCGTTCCCTCGCTGGAGCAGCTGAAGAAGGAAGGCGAGCAGGGCCGCAAGATCATCAACCAGTACACCCGCTACGGCACGGTGCTGCTCGGCACGCTGCAGGCCTACGGCATCGCGGTGGGCCTTGAGAGCGGGGCAGGGCTGGTCAACGATCCGGGCTGGTTCTTCCGCATATCCACCGTCATCTCGCTGCTTGGCGGCACCATGTTCCTGATGTGGCTCGGTGAGCAGATCACCTCGCGCGGCATCGGCAACGGCATTTCGCTGATCATCTTCGCCGGCATCGTCGCGGCCCTGCCGCGCGCCCTCGGCAACACGCTGGAACTCGGCCGTACCGGCCAGCTTTCCATCGGCGTCGTGCTTGCGGTCGTCGTCATGGCAGTCTGCGTCATCGCGCTCATCGTCTTCGTCGAACGCGCCCAGCGCCGCCTGCTGATCCAGTATCCGAAACGCCAGGTCGGCAACCGCATGTTCCAGGGCGATACCTCGCACCTGCCGCTGAAGCTGAACACCTCGGGCGTCATCCCGGCGATCTTCGCCTCCTCGCTGCTGCTGCTGCCGGCAACGGTCGCGGGCTTCTCGAATACGGCTGCGATGCCGAACTGGGCGACGACGATCATCGCCTCGCTCGGCCACGGCAAGCCGCTCTACATGGTGCTCTACGCCGCCATGATCGCCTTCTTCGCCTTCTTCTACACGGCCATCGTCTTCAATCCGAAGGACACGGCCGACAATCTGAAGAAGCACGGCGGCTTCATTCCGGGCATCCGTCCGGGCGAGCGCACCGCCGAATATATCGACTACGTGCTGACCCGCATCACGGTCGTCGGCGCCATTTACCTGATGTTCGTCTGTATCCTTCCCGAAATCCTGATCGCGCAGACCGGGGTGCCATTCTACCTTGGTGGTACGTCGCTTTTGATTGTTGTCAGCGTGACCCTGGATACTGTAGCACAGATACAGGGCCACCTGATCGCCCAGCAGTATGAGGGGCTGATCAAGAAGTCGAAGCTGCGTGGAGGAAAGAGGGGACGATGA